DNA sequence from the Janibacter sp. CX7 genome:
TCGGCGGTCCACGTGACCGTCCGCGGCGCCTCGCTGAGGACGAGGTCGTTGGCGGTGACCTTCTCGGGGAGCTTCGCCGTCGTCACCTTCGCCGTCCATCCCGGGACCGGGCGGACGGAGACGGTCGCGAGCGGCCGGTCCTGGGGGAGCGTGACGACGAGCTTCGTCGTCGACGCGGTGTCCGACTCGTTGGGCACGCGGAAGGTGAGCGCCGCGTAGCCGCCGGACGCCGTGGCGTCCGGGATCACGCGCACGTGGGCGGAGGCGGGCAGGGCCGTCGCGGCCGTGGCGGCGAGGGCGAGGGTCAGGGCTGCGCCGGAGCGCAGGATGGTGCGGTTCATGAGAGTCCTTCGGTGAGGTGTGCGGGGCCCGCCCGCGCCCTCACGGCGAGGGGCGGGTCAGGCAGGAGTGGGAGCGGGCAGCGCCGGCGGGCCGCGTCGGCCCACCCCACCGAGGACGAAGGGGGGCCGCCGCGGCTGGTCCGCGACGGCCGGGGTTGCACACGGCGCGGGGATGACGACCCGCCGCACCGTCTCCGGCAGGACCGGTCGCAGCAGGCCGGCGAGGAACCAGACCGCCTCCTCACCACGGGCGAGGACGAGGGCCAGCAGCAGTGCGGCGACGGTGTGCGCGAGGAGCATGGCCGGGCTGGTGTGGGACATTTCGGCGCCGCCCGCGCACCCGAGGACCATCTCGTGGTGACCACCGCCGACCGCGCACGTCGGGTCGGGGTGCCCCGCGGAGAGCAGGGTGTGCAGGACCACCTGGGACCCGCCGAGCGTGACGGCCATCGCCGCGCGGCCGAGCCGCCACTGCGTGAGGACGAGACCGCTCCACAGCAGCAGCCCGACGATGAGCACCATCCCTCCGGCCGAAGGGAGTCCGCCGCCGGCGGCGAGGTGGGCGCCGGTGGACAGCCCGCCGGCCGCGATCGTCCAGGCGAGGGTGCGCGCCACTCGCAGCACACCCCGGCTCGGTTCGGTCACGCTCACTCCGCCGCCGGAGGTCCGCTGATCATCTTGCCGTCGGTGTCGAGCGGCCACGGGTTGGCCGTGCAGCCGTCGAGACCGAGCGTCTGCTGGAGCATGACCGGCGCGCGCCACCCCGGGGCGGGGCAGCGCTCGTGCCCCAGCCCCAGCCCGTGCCCGACCTCGTGGTTGACGAGATAGGTCCGATAGGCGTCGATGTCGTCGACGTGCGGCACCCCGAGGAACCACCGGTCGAGGTTGAGCATGATGAACTCCCCTGCGCGGCAGGAGGTGTAGCCGTCGGTCGAGGCGCCGGCGGCCTCGCACTGCTTGTCGACGGTCGCGGGCGTCGCGAGGCGGATCGTCAACTGCGCCGGCTCGTCGACGACCCGGCGGAAGCGCCACTGCCCGCCGCCGGTCCACCCGCGCGGGTGCGACAGCGCGCGGTCGATGACCCGGCCGAAGTCGCCGCTCGTCACCCGGGCGCCCTGCTCGACCTCGACGCGGTAGGTGACGAGCTGGCCGGACTCGCCGCGCACGCCGGTGCCGGCGGTCAGCCGCGTGTAGCGGCCCGTTGACCAGTACTCCGGCGCGGTGGGCGAAGGGGAGGTCTGCGGGCTCGTCGTGGCGGAGCCGGTGCCGGCGGCCTCGTCCCGGTCGGTCCCGGAGGAGCTCGTCACCGCCCCGCCCGCATCGGGAGCATCCCGGGTGGGGGCGCCCTCTGCGGTCGTCAGGCCCACGGCGACCGCGAGCACGACGAGCAGCACGAGGGCGGTCGCGGCGAGCTGTCGGCGCCGCGCCTGCACAGCGCTCGCCGGAGCCAGGGACCGAAGGGGGGACACCCCCACAGGATAGGCGCGGCCCGCGCTCAGCCGGCGTGGTCGAGCAGCCAGTCCCGCAGCCGCAGCGTCGAGAGGCAGTCGTACTCGTTGTACTGCCGCAGGTCCTCGAGCCGGGCCGCCGCCTCGAGCTCGTCGCCCGCGGCCACCGCCTCGCGGTAGCGCTGGTACTCGATGATCGAGTCGCCGCCGGCCGTCACGCCGTCGGCGTCGCGCAGCTCGTCACCCATGTAGAGCGGCTCGAGCGCCTTGATCGAGTAGGAGCGGCTGCCGACCCGCACGGCCGACTTGACCACGGCGTAGAGGTCGACGAAGACGTCGCCATCGAGCAGCTGCGCGACCTCCGCCTCGTAGACGCCGTGCCGGGCGGCCAGGCGGGTCAGGGCGGAGCGCTCGTAGCCGGAGTAGTGGAAGACGTGCAGGCCGGGCCACCGCTGCAGCCGCTCCCGCAGCCAGTCGACGAAGCCGACGAGCGCGGCCCGCTCCTGCTCACGGTCGTGGGCCCAGAAGGGCACGAAGTCGCCACTCGCCGTGAGCGACCCGAAGAGGTACTCCAGACCCGTGTCGGTCGGGGTCGCGCCCCGCCACATCGGGTCGCCCTCGAAGTCGAAGAAGACATCGCCCTCGCTCGGCGCCGGCAGCTGCGCGAGCAGCTCGGGCGCGAAGACCTCGTAGGGCAGCGGCTCCTGCGGCGTCGGCTCGATGAGCTGCAGCCCGGCCTGGCTGCGCAGCACGGCCAGCTGCTCGTCGTCGAGCCCCTCGACCGGTCGGGTCCGCTCGGCGAGTGCCGTGAGCGTCGTGACCCCGGCGTCGACGAGCCGCGCCCGGGTCGTCGCGCGCACCCCGGCGGCGAGCCCGACGTCCTCGCGCACGGCGAGCTCGGCGCGGCAGGCGTCGCAGAAGAGGCACGCCTTCCACCGCGGGTCCTCCCACACGACCGGCCCGCTCTCGGCGGCGTGCGCGTCGATGACCTCGAGGATGCGCGAGCGCACCTCGTGCAACTCGTCGGCCAGCTCCTCGCGCGGGGTGTCGACGTGCGTCCCGTCGCCGAGGATCAGCCGGACGAAGGGGGCCAACGGCACCCCGGCGGACTCCAGCGCCTCGGCGTAGGCGGCCACCTGCAGCTGGGCGTGCCGGTGCGCCTTGCGGGCGAGCTTGGTCTCCGCCGCGACCCAGCCCCCTTCGTCACGCAGCAGGTGGTCGGCCCGGCCACGGAAGCGCTCGCCGGCGACCGGGACCTGGTGGACCAGCCGCACAGCAGGGTCCTGCAGCACGCGCAGGACCTCGGTGGCGGACATGCGGCCGGCGTCGATGACGCCGTCGCCGATCGCCGCGGTCAGCTCGTCGGTGACCTCCTGCTCGTAGTCGCGCCCGAGGTCGCCGAAGCGCTCGCGGATCGGGTCGACCTCGGCGGGAACCGCCTCACGACGACCGAGCCGCACGTCGAGCTCGACGAGCAGGCCGAACTCGCACTCGCGGCCGCGACGCAGGTCGCCCGCGGTGATGACCGCGGGCTGCGGCCGGCCGTCGAGGAGGGGGAGGTCCATGGCCTCGAGGGTACGAGCCCGCACCCACAACGTTCCCTGAGGTGCGACGGAGGAGCCTCGAAGGGTCAGACCCAGCTCGGGAACCACATGCGCCAGCGCCAGTGGTCGTAGGGGATGACCTGGGCGGTCCAGATCGGCCAGAAGAAGGCGAAGTTGGCCAGGACGAGGAGCAGGTAGGCGCCGACGACGAGGTGCCCGATGCGGCGGCGACGGGCGCTCGCACCCGGCGGGCCGAGCGCGAGACCGAGCATGAAGACGACCGCGAGGATCACCCAGGGCTCGAAGGCGATCGTGTAGAAGGTGAAGATCGTGCGGTGCTGCAGGAAGAACCACGGCAGCCACCCGCCGACGAAGCCGACGAGGATCGCGCCGGCCCGCCAGTCGCGGCGGAAGGCCCAGTGCCACAGCAGGAAGAACAGGGCGGCGGTCGCGAGCCACCAGATCGAGACCGAGCCGAGCGAGGTGATCGCCTTGGAGCACTTGTCGACCTCGCAGCCGGTCATGCCGGCGGACTTCGTCTCGTAGAAGAAGGAGGTCGGCCGCGACTGGATCATCCACGACCACGGGTTGGACATGTAGGTGTGCGGCGAGGTCAGGTGGTCGTGGAAGTCGAGGACCTGCACGTGGTACTGCCACAGCGAGCGAAGGGCGGGCGGCAGCCACTGCACGCCCTCGCCGGGGTGGTCCACGGCCCACGTGCGGTTGTAGCCCGTCTTCGTGACGAACCAGCCGGTCCACGAGGCGAGGTAGGTCGCGAGCACGACGACCGTCATCGAGATGCCGGCCCACACGCCGTCCTTGCCGATGCCGGCGACGGCCCAGTGCCGGGCGCCGGCGGCGCGGCGGGCACCCATGTCCCAGAAGACGGTCATCAGGCCGAAGGCCGCGAAGAAGTAGAGCCCGGACCACTTCGTGCCGCAGGCCAGACCGAGGGAGAGGGCGGCGACGAGCCGCCAGGGGCGCCACCACAGCATCGGGCCGGTGCCGAAGGAGGTGCTCGGCAGGGCGGCGACCCGGTCGGCCAGGCGGGCGCGCGACCAGTCGCGGTCGACGAGCAGCGCGCCGAAGGCCGCGAGCGCGAAGAACATGAGGATCAGGTCGAGCAGGCCGGTGCGCGAGTGGACGAAGTGGTGCCCCTCGAAGGCCATGAGGAAGGCCGCGATGGTGCCGAGCCAGCTCGAGCCGAAGAGGCGACGGGCGATCCGGCCCACCATGAGGATCGAGATCGTGCCGAGCAGCGCGACGGAGAAACGCCAGCCGAAGCTCGACGTCGAGCCGAAGACCCACTCGCCGAAGGCGATGATCCACTTGCCGACCGGCGGGTGGACGACCATGTCGCCCTCGGTCGTCTTGAAGACGTCGAGGTTGCCGGCGGTGAAGAGCGGGTCGACCTTCTCCCCTTCGCCCTTCCACCGCATCTCGACGCCGTACTCGAGCATCGAGACGCCCTGCTTGACGTAGTACGTCTCGTCGAAGACCAGCTGGTGGGGGCGGCCGAGGGACCAGAAGCGCAGCACGCCACCGATCGCGGCGAAGAGGAGCGGACCGAGCCAGCCCCACAGCACGTCGCTGGGGCGGAAGCCGAGCAGACGCGCGCGCAGCTGCTCCCCCCGGTCCATGGCCGCCATCGTAGGCGAGGATGGACGCATGCCACTCGTCCTCGCCGCCACGCCCATCGGAGACCCGCGCGACGCCAGCCCCCGGCTGCGGGAGGAGCTCGAGGGGGCCGACATCGTCGCCGCCGAGGACACCCGTCGGCTGCGCCGTCTCGCCGGCGAGATCGGGGTGACGCTGCCCGAGCGGGTCGTCAGCTATCACGAGCACAACGAGGCGACGAAGACCGCCGAGCTGCTCGAGGCGGTCGTCGCGGGGGAGCGGGTCGTGCTCGTCACCGACGCCGGCATGCCCTCGGTCTCCGACCCCGGCTACCGCTTCGTGCGGGCGTGCATCGACGCCGACGAGGTCGTCACCTGCGTGCCCGGGCCGAGCGCCGTGCTCATGGCCCTGGCCGTCTCGGGACTGCCGGTCGACCGCTTCACCTTCGAGGGATTCCTCCCGCGCAAGGGCGGCGAGCGTCGCCGGCTGCTCACCGAGGTCGCTCAGGAGCGGCGCACCATGGTCTTCTTCGAGGCGCCGCACCGCATCGCCGCCACCCTCGAGGCGATGGCCGAGATCCTCGGCCCCGACCGGCCGGCCGCGGTGTGCCGCGAGCTGACGAAGACCTACGAGGAGGTCCGCCGGGGTGGCCTGGCCGAGCTGGCCCAGTGGGCGGCCGAGGGGGTCAAGGGCGAGATCACGATCGTCGTCGGCGGCGCCGAGCGCACGACGATCTCCATGGAGGACGCGATCGCCGAGGTGCTCGCCCGCAAGGACCGCGGCGCCCGGCTCAAGGACGTCTGCGCGGCCGTCGCCACGTCGACGGGCCACTCCAAGAAGGCGCTCTACGACGCCGTCGTCGACCACCGCAGGGAGCACTCAGACTGAGGTGGGACAATCCCGGCCATGACCGAGCCGATGCCCGACTCCGGCACCGACCTGCCCATCGACGAGGAGTCCTCCGCCCAGGCCCGCGGAGCCACGACCGAGGCCGCCGAGGGCGCCCGTGAGGCCCACGCCGAGCACGGGACCCGTCCCGGCAGCGAGCGCACCGTCGTCCACCTCCTGCGCCACGGCGAGGTCGACAACCCGCACAAGATCCTCTACGGCCGCCTGCCCGACTACCACCTCTCGCCCCTGGGCCGAGAGATGGCCGAGGTCGTCGGCGAGCACCTCGGCGACGCCGACCTGGCGCTCGTGGTCCACAGCCCGCTCGAGCGCACCGCAGAGACGGCCGCACCGACCCTCGCCCGCCACGGCCTGACCGCCGTCGTCGACCCCCGGGTCATCGAGGCGGGCAACAAGTTCGAGGGCCGCCGCTTCCGCAAGCGGCTGCTGCTCGACCCGCGCCGCTGGTGGTGGGTGCGCGACCCCACGAAGCCGACCTGGGGCGAGCACTACCGCGCCATCGGCAAGCGGATGATGGCCGCCATCGAGGACGCCCGCGACCACGCCCGCGGCCACGAGGCGCTCGTCGTCAGCCACCAGCTGCCGATCTGGACCATCCGCAGCGTCCTCGAGCAGCGGCCGCTGTGGCACGACCCGCGGCGCCGGGAGTGCAACCTCGCCTCCCTGACCTCGGTCACCTTCGTCGGCGACGAGGTCGTCGACGTCACCTACAGCGAGCCGGCGGCGCACCTCTACGCGCACGCGGCCAAGACCCCTGGAGCCTGACCCCCTTCGATGAGACGACACCGCATCACCCGCACCCTCGTCGCGACGGCGAGCGCCCTGGCCCTCGCCGGCGGCGTCGCCGCCTGCAGCGACTCGCCGTCGGAGAAGGCGGCCAAGGAGTTCGGCACCCGCAACGGTGACGGCTCCACGCACCTCATCGCCGAGGCCGACCGGGGGAAGCCGGTGGAGCTCGCCGGCGAGACGATCGACGGCAAGACCTGGGACAGCGCGGACCAGCGCGGCAAGGTCGTCGTCGTCAACAGCTGGGCGAGCTGGTGCGGCCCGTGCGCCACGGAGGCCCCGCACCTCGTCGACGCGCAGGAGCAGACGAAGGGGGAGGACGTCGAGTTCGTCGGCATCAACTTCCGCGAGTCCTCCAAGGAGACCGGCCGGGCGCAGGCGCAGGAGTGGGGCTTCACCTGGCCTTCGGTCTACGACAAGTCCGGCCAGAGCGCCCTCGACATGCAGGGCAAGATGACCGCCACGCCGTCCACCGCCGTGCTCGACCGTGAGGGCCGCATCGCGGCCGTCGTCCTCGGTCCGGTGACCACCTCGACCCTCGTGGGGCTCGTCGAGGACACCGCCGCCGAGACGGCATGAGC
Encoded proteins:
- a CDS encoding dolichyl-phosphate-mannose--protein mannosyltransferase, which encodes MDRGEQLRARLLGFRPSDVLWGWLGPLLFAAIGGVLRFWSLGRPHQLVFDETYYVKQGVSMLEYGVEMRWKGEGEKVDPLFTAGNLDVFKTTEGDMVVHPPVGKWIIAFGEWVFGSTSSFGWRFSVALLGTISILMVGRIARRLFGSSWLGTIAAFLMAFEGHHFVHSRTGLLDLILMFFALAAFGALLVDRDWSRARLADRVAALPSTSFGTGPMLWWRPWRLVAALSLGLACGTKWSGLYFFAAFGLMTVFWDMGARRAAGARHWAVAGIGKDGVWAGISMTVVVLATYLASWTGWFVTKTGYNRTWAVDHPGEGVQWLPPALRSLWQYHVQVLDFHDHLTSPHTYMSNPWSWMIQSRPTSFFYETKSAGMTGCEVDKCSKAITSLGSVSIWWLATAALFFLLWHWAFRRDWRAGAILVGFVGGWLPWFFLQHRTIFTFYTIAFEPWVILAVVFMLGLALGPPGASARRRRIGHLVVGAYLLLVLANFAFFWPIWTAQVIPYDHWRWRMWFPSWV
- a CDS encoding histidine phosphatase family protein — its product is MTEPMPDSGTDLPIDEESSAQARGATTEAAEGAREAHAEHGTRPGSERTVVHLLRHGEVDNPHKILYGRLPDYHLSPLGREMAEVVGEHLGDADLALVVHSPLERTAETAAPTLARHGLTAVVDPRVIEAGNKFEGRRFRKRLLLDPRRWWWVRDPTKPTWGEHYRAIGKRMMAAIEDARDHARGHEALVVSHQLPIWTIRSVLEQRPLWHDPRRRECNLASLTSVTFVGDEVVDVTYSEPAAHLYAHAAKTPGA
- a CDS encoding TlpA disulfide reductase family protein, which translates into the protein MRRHRITRTLVATASALALAGGVAACSDSPSEKAAKEFGTRNGDGSTHLIAEADRGKPVELAGETIDGKTWDSADQRGKVVVVNSWASWCGPCATEAPHLVDAQEQTKGEDVEFVGINFRESSKETGRAQAQEWGFTWPSVYDKSGQSALDMQGKMTATPSTAVLDREGRIAAVVLGPVTTSTLVGLVEDTAAETA
- a CDS encoding DUF3152 domain-containing protein, producing MSPLRSLAPASAVQARRRQLAATALVLLVVLAVAVGLTTAEGAPTRDAPDAGGAVTSSSGTDRDEAAGTGSATTSPQTSPSPTAPEYWSTGRYTRLTAGTGVRGESGQLVTYRVEVEQGARVTSGDFGRVIDRALSHPRGWTGGGQWRFRRVVDEPAQLTIRLATPATVDKQCEAAGASTDGYTSCRAGEFIMLNLDRWFLGVPHVDDIDAYRTYLVNHEVGHGLGLGHERCPAPGWRAPVMLQQTLGLDGCTANPWPLDTDGKMISGPPAAE
- the rsmI gene encoding 16S rRNA (cytidine(1402)-2'-O)-methyltransferase, coding for MPLVLAATPIGDPRDASPRLREELEGADIVAAEDTRRLRRLAGEIGVTLPERVVSYHEHNEATKTAELLEAVVAGERVVLVTDAGMPSVSDPGYRFVRACIDADEVVTCVPGPSAVLMALAVSGLPVDRFTFEGFLPRKGGERRRLLTEVAQERRTMVFFEAPHRIAATLEAMAEILGPDRPAAVCRELTKTYEEVRRGGLAELAQWAAEGVKGEITIVVGGAERTTISMEDAIAEVLARKDRGARLKDVCAAVATSTGHSKKALYDAVVDHRREHSD
- a CDS encoding TM0106 family RecB-like putative nuclease, which produces MDLPLLDGRPQPAVITAGDLRRGRECEFGLLVELDVRLGRREAVPAEVDPIRERFGDLGRDYEQEVTDELTAAIGDGVIDAGRMSATEVLRVLQDPAVRLVHQVPVAGERFRGRADHLLRDEGGWVAAETKLARKAHRHAQLQVAAYAEALESAGVPLAPFVRLILGDGTHVDTPREELADELHEVRSRILEVIDAHAAESGPVVWEDPRWKACLFCDACRAELAVREDVGLAAGVRATTRARLVDAGVTTLTALAERTRPVEGLDDEQLAVLRSQAGLQLIEPTPQEPLPYEVFAPELLAQLPAPSEGDVFFDFEGDPMWRGATPTDTGLEYLFGSLTASGDFVPFWAHDREQERAALVGFVDWLRERLQRWPGLHVFHYSGYERSALTRLAARHGVYEAEVAQLLDGDVFVDLYAVVKSAVRVGSRSYSIKALEPLYMGDELRDADGVTAGGDSIIEYQRYREAVAAGDELEAAARLEDLRQYNEYDCLSTLRLRDWLLDHAG